In a single window of the Canis lupus dingo isolate Sandy chromosome 18, ASM325472v2, whole genome shotgun sequence genome:
- the LOC125752896 gene encoding uncharacterized protein LOC125752896 isoform X2 has product MPLWAASSFLSPPSLASGLSGSALSTKSTRSTQSPARQYVARLRGSKPPGPAACQGHDHFPGAHSPPCCPPSLRPLRLDLLPLPAFLSPPDVPSSQRGARRPRHPALPTRPPLLPPSASYTPAADRGERAPGGGRPRPAWNLVDGHGPTRLDPDYGSTSLGMENPVQRNSLLSWSPGPPTHLPARQPHTGTSSLGGQQHLETNICTAQRSSEPGLTCRPPPWWETGPAARRKVPRAENIGQREGCRSDEAGRADMAACRSPSVHP; this is encoded by the exons ATGCCCCTGTGGGCAGCAAGCTCCTTCCTGTCCCCTCCGAGCCTGGCTTCTGGGCTCAGCGGGTCAGCACTTTCTACAAAGTCCACACGCAGCACACAGAGCCCGGCTAGGCAGTACGTGGCACGCCTCCGGGGGAGCAAGCCGCCAGGACCCGCCGCATGCCAGGGGCACGACCATTTCCCTGGTGCACACTCCCCGCCATGCTGCCCGCCCTCCTTGAGACCCCTGCGCCTGgatctcctccctctgcccgcctTCCTGTCTCCTCCTGATGTCCCCAGTTCCCAGCGGGGAGCGCGGCGGCCAAggcaccctgccctccccacccggCCGCCCTTGCTTCCTCCTTCAGCCAGCTACACTCCCGCTGCAGACAGAGGTGAAAGAGCCCCCGGAGGAGGGCGTCCCAGACCTGCTTGGAACCTGGTAGATGGCCACGGCCCCACGAGACTGGATCCGGACTATGGCAGCACATCCCTTGGGATGGAAAACCCTGTCCAA AGAAACAGCCTGCTCTCCTGGTCCCCtggcccacccacccacctacctgCGCGCCAACCCCACACTGGGACCTCCTCTTTGGGTGGTCAGCAACATCTCGAGACCAACATCTGCACAGCCCAACGTTCATCTGAGCCTGGTCTCACCTGCCGCCCCCCGCCATGGTGGGAGACGGGCCCAGCCGCGAGACGCAAGGTTCCAAGAGCAGAGAACATAGGACAGAGAGAAGGCTGTCGGTCAGATGAggcgggcagggcag ACATGGCCGCATGCCGGTCTCCATCAGTCCATCCTTGA
- the LOC125752896 gene encoding uncharacterized protein LOC125752896 isoform X3, whose protein sequence is MPLWAASSFLSPPSLASGLSGSALSTKSTRSTQSPARQYVARLRGSKPPGPAACQGHDHFPASYTPAADRGERAPGGGRPRPAWNLVDGHGPTRLDPDYGSTSLGMENPVQRNSLLSWSPGPPTHLPARQPHTGTSSLGGQQHLETNICTAQRSSEPGLTCRPPPWWETGPAARRKVPRAENIGQREGCRSDEAGRAGRQDGPPFCDAGVCCGHSQPPGGPEQAWAGPWADMAACRSPSVHP, encoded by the exons ATGCCCCTGTGGGCAGCAAGCTCCTTCCTGTCCCCTCCGAGCCTGGCTTCTGGGCTCAGCGGGTCAGCACTTTCTACAAAGTCCACACGCAGCACACAGAGCCCGGCTAGGCAGTACGTGGCACGCCTCCGGGGGAGCAAGCCGCCAGGACCCGCCGCATGCCAGGGGCACGACCATTTCCCTG CCAGCTACACTCCCGCTGCAGACAGAGGTGAAAGAGCCCCCGGAGGAGGGCGTCCCAGACCTGCTTGGAACCTGGTAGATGGCCACGGCCCCACGAGACTGGATCCGGACTATGGCAGCACATCCCTTGGGATGGAAAACCCTGTCCAA AGAAACAGCCTGCTCTCCTGGTCCCCtggcccacccacccacctacctgCGCGCCAACCCCACACTGGGACCTCCTCTTTGGGTGGTCAGCAACATCTCGAGACCAACATCTGCACAGCCCAACGTTCATCTGAGCCTGGTCTCACCTGCCGCCCCCCGCCATGGTGGGAGACGGGCCCAGCCGCGAGACGCAAGGTTCCAAGAGCAGAGAACATAGGACAGAGAGAAGGCTGTCGGTCAGATGAggcgggcagggcag GGAGGCAAGATGGACCACCATTTTGTGACGCCGGTGTGTGCTGTGGGCACTCTCAGCCTCCCGGTGGCCCGGagcaggcctgggctgggccgtgggcag ACATGGCCGCATGCCGGTCTCCATCAGTCCATCCTTGA
- the LOC125752896 gene encoding uncharacterized protein LOC125752896 isoform X4, translating into MPLWAASSFLSPPSLASGLSGSALSTKSTRSTQSPARQYVARLRGSKPPGPAACQGHDHFPDRGERAPGGGRPRPAWNLVDGHGPTRLDPDYGSTSLGMENPVQRNSLLSWSPGPPTHLPARQPHTGTSSLGGQQHLETNICTAQRSSEPGLTCRPPPWWETGPAARRKVPRAENIGQREGCRSDEAGRAGRQDGPPFCDAGVCCGHSQPPGGPEQAWAGPWADMAACRSPSVHP; encoded by the exons ATGCCCCTGTGGGCAGCAAGCTCCTTCCTGTCCCCTCCGAGCCTGGCTTCTGGGCTCAGCGGGTCAGCACTTTCTACAAAGTCCACACGCAGCACACAGAGCCCGGCTAGGCAGTACGTGGCACGCCTCCGGGGGAGCAAGCCGCCAGGACCCGCCGCATGCCAGGGGCACGACCATTTCCCTG ACAGAGGTGAAAGAGCCCCCGGAGGAGGGCGTCCCAGACCTGCTTGGAACCTGGTAGATGGCCACGGCCCCACGAGACTGGATCCGGACTATGGCAGCACATCCCTTGGGATGGAAAACCCTGTCCAA AGAAACAGCCTGCTCTCCTGGTCCCCtggcccacccacccacctacctgCGCGCCAACCCCACACTGGGACCTCCTCTTTGGGTGGTCAGCAACATCTCGAGACCAACATCTGCACAGCCCAACGTTCATCTGAGCCTGGTCTCACCTGCCGCCCCCCGCCATGGTGGGAGACGGGCCCAGCCGCGAGACGCAAGGTTCCAAGAGCAGAGAACATAGGACAGAGAGAAGGCTGTCGGTCAGATGAggcgggcagggcag GGAGGCAAGATGGACCACCATTTTGTGACGCCGGTGTGTGCTGTGGGCACTCTCAGCCTCCCGGTGGCCCGGagcaggcctgggctgggccgtgggcag ACATGGCCGCATGCCGGTCTCCATCAGTCCATCCTTGA
- the LOC125752896 gene encoding uncharacterized protein LOC125752896 isoform X1, whose amino-acid sequence MPLWAASSFLSPPSLASGLSGSALSTKSTRSTQSPARQYVARLRGSKPPGPAACQGHDHFPGAHSPPCCPPSLRPLRLDLLPLPAFLSPPDVPSSQRGARRPRHPALPTRPPLLPPSASYTPAADRGERAPGGGRPRPAWNLVDGHGPTRLDPDYGSTSLGMENPVQRNSLLSWSPGPPTHLPARQPHTGTSSLGGQQHLETNICTAQRSSEPGLTCRPPPWWETGPAARRKVPRAENIGQREGCRSDEAGRAGRQDGPPFCDAGVCCGHSQPPGGPEQAWAGPWADMAACRSPSVHP is encoded by the exons ATGCCCCTGTGGGCAGCAAGCTCCTTCCTGTCCCCTCCGAGCCTGGCTTCTGGGCTCAGCGGGTCAGCACTTTCTACAAAGTCCACACGCAGCACACAGAGCCCGGCTAGGCAGTACGTGGCACGCCTCCGGGGGAGCAAGCCGCCAGGACCCGCCGCATGCCAGGGGCACGACCATTTCCCTGGTGCACACTCCCCGCCATGCTGCCCGCCCTCCTTGAGACCCCTGCGCCTGgatctcctccctctgcccgcctTCCTGTCTCCTCCTGATGTCCCCAGTTCCCAGCGGGGAGCGCGGCGGCCAAggcaccctgccctccccacccggCCGCCCTTGCTTCCTCCTTCAGCCAGCTACACTCCCGCTGCAGACAGAGGTGAAAGAGCCCCCGGAGGAGGGCGTCCCAGACCTGCTTGGAACCTGGTAGATGGCCACGGCCCCACGAGACTGGATCCGGACTATGGCAGCACATCCCTTGGGATGGAAAACCCTGTCCAA AGAAACAGCCTGCTCTCCTGGTCCCCtggcccacccacccacctacctgCGCGCCAACCCCACACTGGGACCTCCTCTTTGGGTGGTCAGCAACATCTCGAGACCAACATCTGCACAGCCCAACGTTCATCTGAGCCTGGTCTCACCTGCCGCCCCCCGCCATGGTGGGAGACGGGCCCAGCCGCGAGACGCAAGGTTCCAAGAGCAGAGAACATAGGACAGAGAGAAGGCTGTCGGTCAGATGAggcgggcagggcag GGAGGCAAGATGGACCACCATTTTGTGACGCCGGTGTGTGCTGTGGGCACTCTCAGCCTCCCGGTGGCCCGGagcaggcctgggctgggccgtgggcag ACATGGCCGCATGCCGGTCTCCATCAGTCCATCCTTGA